Within Sphingobium sp. KCTC 72723, the genomic segment GCGTCGTCATATGTGCCGGCCCAGATACGCGACGGTCTTGCCAAGGCGTTGGCATCCGACAAATCTGCGGCTTCGGCAGACGCCAATGCATGGTTGTCGTCGATGAGCACGATCTCGGGAAAGATGCCCCGGAGCATCATTGCGTAGGCAGCCGTTGCCCCGACATGCCCCGCACCGATTATTACTATCCGGTCCGTCGATTCCCTTAGCGTCATTGGCCGGCACCCGGTGGAACTGCCCGCCATGTCGTTCCGGGCGGCTTGACCATCGCGCAGCCGCACGTGCGGCATCTGCCAACGAACAGTCCGGCTTCCCAGTGCGTGCCCCGCGGATCGACCGAATGACGGCCGACCAATGTGTGGAGGCTCATAGCGGCATTCTGAATCTGGTCATGGCATTGCTCCGCCTTCAGGCGAGAGCGCTACCGTCCCTCGGTCACAGGATGCCTGCATCAGATCGGGTGATGCGCCATATATACCATGGCAAGGTCGGATGACCTAACGACACCTCCAATGAATTAGGCGGACCGCTCAATCAGGTGTAGAAGGATGTCACCACCGGTCCTCCTGGCTCGTCGGTGGCTGAGAGTCTCACGCTCCCGCCCGACGGAGCGAAAATCTCACATGAAACAGTTCGAGAACCTCGAAGACGCCCAGACCCTCGCCCTCGCGATCGTGGATACGATCCCAGAGCCGTTCCTCGTGCTGGACGACAGCTTCTCGGTCATGGCGGCAAGCCGGTCCTTTTATGAATGTTTCAAAGTCGACGCAGCCCAAACTCGCGGGCGATCCCTATTCGCTCTTGGCGACGGACAATGGGACATTCCGGCGCTGCGCCATTTGATAGCAACGATCATTCCGGGACAGCCTGCGATGGAAGGCTTCGAGGTCGAGCACGACTTCCCAGCAATCGGGCGCAAGGTCATGCTGCTGAACGCTCGGACTGTGACCTATGCAGGCAAGGACACCGCCAATATCCTGCTGGCGTTTCAGGATGTGACCCTCCGGCGCCAGATCGAGCAAGAGAAGGCTGCGCTCAATGCGCAGACCGAACATCTCCTCGCCCAGCAGCGCATCTTGTTCCAGGAAATGCAGCATCGGGTCGCCAACAGTCTGCAGATCATCGCCAGCATTCTCACGCTCAAGGCGGGATCCGTGACTTCCGAGGAGACGCGCCATCATCTGGAGGATGCCCGCGAGCGGGTCATGTCTGTGGCCGCAGTGCAGACGCACCTCAATG encodes:
- a CDS encoding sensor histidine kinase, which encodes MKQFENLEDAQTLALAIVDTIPEPFLVLDDSFSVMAASRSFYECFKVDAAQTRGRSLFALGDGQWDIPALRHLIATIIPGQPAMEGFEVEHDFPAIGRKVMLLNARTVTYAGKDTANILLAFQDVTLRRQIEQEKAALNAQTEHLLAQQRILFQEMQHRVANSLQIIASILTLKAGSVTSEETRHHLEDARERVMSVAAVQTHLNASEGIDRIEVGAYLVKLGSGLSASMIGEGRPIVLDVVTDESIIASADAISLGLIVTELVINAIKYAFPTPRPDARILVQYEVQGSDWSLTVSDNGVGKTSDVPPSKGGLGTAIVKALAKQLDARISSTSTPAGLSVAITRATFVARLPQAA